In Cicer arietinum cultivar CDC Frontier isolate Library 1 unplaced genomic scaffold, Cicar.CDCFrontier_v2.0 Ca_scaffold_6232_v2.0, whole genome shotgun sequence, one genomic interval encodes:
- the LOC105851137 gene encoding ras-related protein RABF2b-like — MARNKSLQAKLVLLGDMGTGKTSLVLRFVKGQFSDYQESTIGAAFFTQVLSLNEATVKFDIWDTAGQERYHSLAPMY, encoded by the exons ATGGCAAGGAATAAGAGTTTACAAGCCAAACTG GTACTTCTGGGGGACATGGGAACTGGGAAGACGAGTTTGGTTCTTAGATTTGTCAAAGGTCAATTTTCGGATTACCAG GAATCGACAATTGGAGCAGCATTTTTTACTCAGGTTTTGTCATTAAATGAAGCAACTGTGAAATTTGATATATGGGACACAGCAGGGCAGGAACGATACCACAGTTTGGCTCCTATGTAT